The Haloprofundus salinisoli region AGTACTTCTTTCTGGTCCGAATAATCGAAATTTGATTGGCCGAGTGATGATTGATTCCGATGCCGATTTGACCATGGCATCAAATCGAGAAGATTTCATCGATGATGATCTATTCGACGATCTCAGGAAAATTGTCCGTCTCAGTTTGCAATGGTTGACCCTGCAGTGGAGTAATTATAAAGCACTGCAGAAAAAAGAGCGCCTCAAAGAAGAAACAGAAAAATTCAACCAGGAGATTAAAGATAGTGAGACTAGAGATTCAACCGATGAAGATTCCAAAAAAACACTTGACCAATGGTCAACAAACAAGTCGGATGAAGAATCTACGACATCTGGACCCAGTGGGAAATCTACAGAATCAGAAAAATCAAAGGAGCCTGTTGACAGCGCTCTAAACCTTCTAGAGGGTGTAGCAAGCACAGCAACAGAAACGGTCCCTGAGCAAGACCGACAAGTCTCTGATGAAGCGGTTGAGACCGCTACCAAGGTCATCCGTGGTTCACTAGACCAGAAGGAGCAAGAGATTGATTTCTTCCGCTCAGCATTTTCTGTTAATCAAGTCGTATTTTCGTTTTCTCATGAGCTTCGCTCAATGGTTAACGACCTTGCCAGCAACGCTTCAAAAATTGAGACTACTTTAGACGACCTCCCAGAAAATCAGAGGTCGAAATTCCTTGATGTGATAACCGATCTTCGAGCAATGCAAGACCGGTTCGAGAGTCAGATGGAGCTATTTGGCATCTTCATGGAAACCGGCAATCGAAAACAGGCAGAACCTGTTTCAATAAGCGAGGTCGTGGACGACGTTGTTGATGCCACAGAATATATCGCAAATTACTATGGGGTAGACACTTCGACTGAGATTCCAACTCTACTGAAGACGCCACCAATGTACAAATCAGAGCTTTATTCTATAGTGGTCAATTTGGTCACAAATAGTATCAAAGCAATAGGAACAACCGCCGAGGATGGGGGGGAAATTCTCGTGGAAGGTACCTCGACTGATGAGGGAATCAGTCTCCGAGTGTACGACAACGGTGTCGGAATTCCAAAAGAAGCACGAGAGGAGGCGTTTGAACCACTCATCTCCGATCCTGCGGATAATATTTATGATGACTTATCGCAACAAATGCCCGAAGAACTCAGTGAGCAACTTGGCAAAGGGACTGGACTTGGCCTCAGTATCGTTCGCAATATCGCCGAAAAGCATGGTGGGC contains the following coding sequences:
- a CDS encoding sensor histidine kinase, with the protein product MVDSPDEVMFTIDSRLLEELGENLVTRNHVAVSELIKNSYDADATEVILEFEDASADNPTGSEIRVRDDGSGMSLVEVRDDFMRIATTDKLRNPKSEKYGREKSGNKGIGRFACRRLAHVLDLTTTSYLEDDEVYERTSLEIDWRRYEADQEIEEVTFKPDIERYPGDEDLSTGTTICLRDLQDSWTQRDFDTLRRNVVSLAVVQPRDRGPQYEYDPGFDIEFDVPEFEKGEGTLSEQIHEASWGCLEGQISETGEISLNLDAKLIGERSYSFTTDASGLGGTSFKISYVPLDTKAHYRDPQTLSITRAREITQEQGGVRVYKGGFRVFSYGGPDDDWLGIDQDRGTHKGRSPDETFKGISDSLELHIDFNRVLLSGPNNRNLIGRVMIDSDADLTMASNREDFIDDDLFDDLRKIVRLSLQWLTLQWSNYKALQKKERLKEETEKFNQEIKDSETRDSTDEDSKKTLDQWSTNKSDEESTTSGPSGKSTESEKSKEPVDSALNLLEGVASTATETVPEQDRQVSDEAVETATKVIRGSLDQKEQEIDFFRSAFSVNQVVFSFSHELRSMVNDLASNASKIETTLDDLPENQRSKFLDVITDLRAMQDRFESQMELFGIFMETGNRKQAEPVSISEVVDDVVDATEYIANYYGVDTSTEIPTLLKTPPMYKSELYSIVVNLVTNSIKAIGTTAEDGGEILVEGTSTDEGISLRVYDNGVGIPKEAREEAFEPLISDPADNIYDDLSQQMPEELSEQLGKGTGLGLSIVRNIAEKHGGHAKFVEVDEWTTCMEVTINE